From the Lathyrus oleraceus cultivar Zhongwan6 chromosome 3, CAAS_Psat_ZW6_1.0, whole genome shotgun sequence genome, the window TCTTTTATCGACAACTTTAACTTATAAGTCTGTTTTATAAGATGAGTTAAATCCAATCCCTATATTTAAATTCACGCATCAAATTCATGACTAACTAATAGTattttagaagaaaaaaaatgtATTCTAATTCATGTGTATGTATTGTGGACATGTATATTTTAGATGTATATAACTTGAGAGTGAAGCAAGGGAAGACCTACTTGTTCCGAATGGTCAATGCTGCACTCAATAACAATCTTTTCTTCAAGATAGCAAATCACAACTTCACAGTTGTAGCCCTGGATGCTGCATATACTGAGCCTTATATCACCGACATAATCGTCCTCGCGGCCGGCCAAACCGCCGATGTGCTTTTCACAGCCGACCAACACAAAGGTCCATACTTCATGGCTGCATCTCCTTATGTTCTTGGCGAACCAGCACCCCTCTTTGACAATACAACAACTCGAGGCATTGTTGTTTACGACGGTTACAAAAAATCAAAAAGTTCCCAACTTAAGCCTTTGATGCCAGCATTGCCACTCCACAACAATACACCAATAGCTCACAAATTCTTCAGCAACATAACTAGTCTTGTGAAGGCTCCACATTGGGTACCTGTTCCACTTGAGGTGGATGAGCACATGTATATCACAATTAACATGGCTTTACAACCTTGTCCTAAAAATGCCAAATGCACAGGTCCACTTGGACAAAAATTCTCAGCTAGCATGAACAATGAGTCCTTTTTGCTTCCTGTTGGAAAAGGGTTTTCTATAATGGAGGCATATTTTTACAATGTGAGTGGTTTGTACACTACTGATTTCCCTAATAACCCTCCAAAAACTTTTGACTTCACAAACCCGAAAATATTTTTTGATGCTAATGTTACATTTGCGCCAAAATCGACCAAGGTGAAGAAATTCAAGTTCAACTCAACGGTTGAGATTGTGTTTCAAAATACAGCTATTTTGAACGCGCAAAGTCATCCCATGCATCTTCATGGTATGAATTTTCATGTTTTGGCTCAAGGGTTCGGGAGTTTCGATCCGAAAAGAGATAAATTAAAGTATAATTTAGTGAATCCTTTAATTCACAACACGGTTGCTGTGCCAGTGGGAGGATGGGCTGCTATTCGATTCCGAACAAACAATCCAGGTATGTATAAGTATGTAACATAGTTTAGTATTCGAAAACTGTCGCTAATTTTAGTCGTATTTTGTTTTTGGTTGTGATTTTTGTAAGATAATTTAGTGTTTTTCATTGTTTTTGTTGTTGCAGGGGTATGGTTTTTGCATTGTCATGTGGATGATCATAACCTTTGGGGACTAGTGACGGCTTTCATAGTTGAGAATGGACCAACACCTTCAACTTCTCTTCCTCCACCACCTGCTGATTTACCTAAATGTTAATTACCTGTTAGTTAACAGATTTTTCGCAGATTCTTGAAAGTTTCTAGAAGAATTCAGTATTGTAGTCTTAATATTTTCAAATACATTTGTTAACAACTAAATATATGAACAATAATGAAGATTGCAAAAGGAAGATTGTTATGTCCTCCTATTTCATACACTTTGATCATACTATAGAATCTTATTCTAACAAAataactcatccatcatcttcgGAATCGATGTCACTTAGTCTGTCCTCAATCCTCATCATTAGAATCACTCTCTCTTACTTCATCCTCTTTGTTTGTCAGAAATAGGACAGACTTTCCTACCATATTTTCATGTATAGAGGATGTGTTCGGAGTCGAAGTTCCAGATCTATAATTCAAAAAAATATGCATTAGACTAGAAGTAACACTATAAAAGCACAAAAGAAAAACTAACACATAATGATAATGGCTAAAAGTGCAGCCATATCCATAAGTAAACAGTGGAAGAGAACTTACATCCAACAAGTTGAAATCAAGCTTTCAACATAATCTATGGTAGAAAACCAACACAATTTGTTAGAAACTGTAATTCTCTCTACTCCCTTATCTCTCCGATTATAGATAACTGCTCGATCATCTTCGCAATTTGCCAATACCAATGTATCTCCATTCTTAGAAAGATGCAATGGCAATTTGTAGAAATTCAAGTCATGATAGATTTTCAAGTACTCAATTCTAAACAACTGAGTCCAAGATTCTTGTACTCCAAAATCCTTCATTTTCCATATAACAAATTCGATTCCCTTGAAATCATGCGAAAAGCAAAGACAGTCCATAAGAACATGAAGTATTGGCTGAAAACATGGCACCATGTCAAAACCACGAGGTAGCAAAATCTGTGTGTATATCTCCGTCGAAAGATCAAGCGAAACAACCACAAATTGCTGAGCATTAGCAATAGACTTCCAACCATATTCATAAGCCGGTTGAATGTAATTGGGAAGAGCCAACCA encodes:
- the LOC127127560 gene encoding laccase-7, whose product is MKILMLWLTWALALSFSSMVSAAIVERTFTIQNKTIKRLCHEQVIVTVNGLYPGPNMEVREGDSVIVHVINNSPYNITIHWHGVFQLLSAWADGPEYITQCSIRPENKYTYKFKVTQQEGTVWWHAHASALRATVHGAFIIQPRSGRFPFPKPYKEVPIILGDWYDGNVEDIVRKELETGDKISSDAFTINGFPGDLFNCSKNDVYNLRVKQGKTYLFRMVNAALNNNLFFKIANHNFTVVALDAAYTEPYITDIIVLAAGQTADVLFTADQHKGPYFMAASPYVLGEPAPLFDNTTTRGIVVYDGYKKSKSSQLKPLMPALPLHNNTPIAHKFFSNITSLVKAPHWVPVPLEVDEHMYITINMALQPCPKNAKCTGPLGQKFSASMNNESFLLPVGKGFSIMEAYFYNVSGLYTTDFPNNPPKTFDFTNPKIFFDANVTFAPKSTKVKKFKFNSTVEIVFQNTAILNAQSHPMHLHGMNFHVLAQGFGSFDPKRDKLKYNLVNPLIHNTVAVPVGGWAAIRFRTNNPGVWFLHCHVDDHNLWGLVTAFIVENGPTPSTSLPPPPADLPKC